A single window of Sphingobium sp. SCG-1 DNA harbors:
- a CDS encoding acyl-CoA dehydrogenase family protein, with the protein MNFEYTEEQTMLRETVAAFLKDRFPFDRRREVVKTPAGFSPDIWDAFATELGLLAAPFSEDLGGFGAGATGNMIIMEELGKALSVEPWLESIVMAEPLLAGANAACDEALQGVIAGERIIIPAIDWPVSGAGRKGTVEAQADGSGFTLTGGVALVRQAARATHFVIAADLGSAGPALFLVPADLPGIDREDARLVDGGRCADIAFHNVSLSADTCVAEGDDAVQRLAASFDAGLFALCAEAVGIQRMLLEWTVEYSKQRKQFGKAIGEFQALQHRMAEMFIKVEESVSMTILAAASLSGEADHRAKSVAAAKILIDQSARFVGEAAVQIHGGMGMTRELPVADYFTRLIAIAQQMGSTEYHFQRYEAASFSA; encoded by the coding sequence ATGAATTTTGAATATACTGAAGAACAGACCATGCTGCGCGAAACGGTCGCGGCGTTCCTGAAGGACCGGTTTCCATTCGACCGGCGGCGCGAAGTCGTGAAGACCCCGGCCGGATTCTCACCGGACATATGGGACGCGTTCGCCACCGAACTCGGATTGCTGGCGGCTCCCTTTTCCGAAGACCTTGGCGGCTTTGGTGCCGGCGCGACCGGCAACATGATCATCATGGAGGAACTGGGCAAGGCGCTGTCGGTCGAGCCATGGCTGGAGTCCATCGTAATGGCCGAGCCGCTGCTGGCAGGTGCCAACGCCGCGTGCGACGAGGCGCTCCAGGGTGTGATAGCCGGAGAACGGATCATCATTCCGGCGATCGACTGGCCTGTATCCGGTGCTGGCCGAAAAGGGACGGTAGAGGCGCAGGCCGACGGGTCGGGCTTCACCCTGACTGGCGGTGTGGCGCTCGTACGCCAGGCTGCCCGGGCCACCCATTTCGTCATCGCGGCGGATCTTGGCTCGGCAGGCCCGGCGCTGTTTCTGGTGCCCGCCGATCTGCCCGGCATCGACCGCGAGGACGCCCGGCTGGTGGACGGGGGGCGATGCGCCGACATTGCGTTCCATAACGTCAGCCTGTCTGCCGACACCTGTGTCGCGGAAGGGGATGACGCCGTTCAAAGGCTGGCGGCGTCGTTCGATGCCGGCCTGTTCGCGCTCTGCGCCGAAGCAGTCGGCATCCAGCGCATGCTGCTGGAATGGACTGTGGAATATTCGAAGCAGCGCAAGCAGTTCGGCAAGGCGATCGGCGAATTTCAGGCGCTGCAACATCGCATGGCGGAAATGTTCATCAAGGTCGAAGAAAGCGTATCCATGACGATCCTCGCGGCTGCCAGCCTTTCGGGCGAGGCGGACCACCGGGCAAAGTCGGTAGCGGCGGCGAAGATCCTGATCGACCAGTCCGCCCGCTTTGTCGGCGAGGCTGCGGTTCAGATCCATGGCGGCATGGGCATGACGAGGGAATTGCCGGTCGCGGATTATTTCACGCGACTGATCGCCATCGCCCAGCAGATGGGTTCGACGGAATATCATTTCCAGCGCTACGAAGCGGCATCCTTCAGCGCCTGA
- a CDS encoding acyl-CoA dehydrogenase family protein, protein MNQMFTADDEDFRKVVADFIAKEYPQYLRYKTANNEEYSREDYMVWMRILAEKGWLGSSWPTEYGGTGWTLTQRHIFKDELEAADTIRVFSMGVSMCGPVIQRFGTEEQKARFLPPIVRAESWWCQGFSEPGAGSDLASLRATAERFRGEDGKEYYRVNGQKTWTTFAQHADWGFFLVRTDATVKKQEGISFLLIDMASPGLTVRPIETLGGDWEVNEIWLDDVIVPVENRIHDENRGWTCAKYLLQHERSNLAEVSRSKNRIKKLRALATEQTDNVGTTLIDTPAIRRQIAQLEIELMALEISDLRVLAAINAGEDATPLLSLLKTRGTRIAQRAMELTMEAAGPRGLIDHEGKPPIEDGGMAGPRSARRAADHYLNMRKASIYGGSNEIQMEIIAKRALGL, encoded by the coding sequence ATGAACCAGATGTTCACGGCGGACGATGAAGACTTCCGTAAGGTCGTGGCCGATTTCATCGCGAAAGAATATCCTCAGTACTTGCGCTATAAAACCGCTAACAACGAGGAATATAGCCGCGAAGATTATATGGTCTGGATGCGGATTTTGGCGGAAAAAGGCTGGCTGGGGTCCAGCTGGCCGACAGAATATGGCGGGACCGGCTGGACCCTGACTCAGCGCCACATTTTCAAGGACGAACTGGAAGCGGCCGACACCATCCGCGTCTTTTCGATGGGCGTGTCCATGTGCGGCCCCGTAATCCAGCGCTTTGGCACGGAAGAGCAGAAAGCGCGCTTCCTCCCTCCGATCGTGCGCGCCGAAAGCTGGTGGTGCCAGGGTTTCAGCGAGCCGGGCGCGGGGTCGGACCTAGCAAGCCTGCGCGCCACGGCCGAGAGATTCCGGGGTGAGGACGGCAAGGAATATTACCGCGTCAACGGTCAGAAAACCTGGACTACTTTCGCGCAGCATGCCGACTGGGGCTTTTTCCTGGTCCGCACCGACGCGACGGTGAAGAAGCAGGAGGGCATATCCTTCCTGCTAATCGACATGGCCAGCCCCGGCCTTACCGTGCGGCCGATCGAAACGCTGGGCGGCGACTGGGAAGTCAATGAAATCTGGCTGGATGACGTCATCGTGCCGGTCGAAAACCGCATCCATGACGAAAACAGGGGCTGGACCTGCGCAAAATATCTGCTCCAGCACGAGCGATCGAACCTGGCCGAAGTCAGCCGGTCCAAGAACAGGATCAAGAAACTGCGGGCGCTCGCAACGGAGCAGACCGACAACGTCGGCACGACCCTGATCGACACCCCCGCCATCAGGCGCCAGATCGCGCAGCTCGAAATCGAACTGATGGCGCTCGAAATTTCCGACCTGCGCGTGCTGGCGGCGATCAACGCGGGGGAAGATGCCACACCCCTGCTCAGCCTGCTCAAGACGCGCGGCACCCGGATCGCGCAGCGCGCGATGGAACTGACGATGGAAGCAGCCGGGCCGCGCGGCCTGATCGATCATGAGGGCAAGCCGCCGATCGAGGACGGCGGGATGGCAGGTCCCCGGAGCGCGCGACGCGCGGCCGATCATTATCTCAACATGCGCAAGGCTTCCATCTACGGCGGATCAAACGAGATCCAGATGGAAATCATCGCCAAGCGGGCGCTCGGCCTCTGA
- a CDS encoding zinc-binding dehydrogenase produces MRAAVTRGIGQAFEIADVTLSPPEGREVLVEVRASGLCHSDITVAQKGMGVPMPIVLGHEIAGVVKAVGPLVTRIKIGDHVVAAALQPCGQCPACLRGNLNACSNPGALDRDASASECRLHDDCGCLGQLQGLGGFAEQALIHENQLVSIDKAMPFPQASIIGCAVVTGCGAVFNAAKVAPGQSVVVFGCGGVGLNAIQAAKLAGATRIIGVDIQQAKLDLATKFGATDVIDSSAANPVDAVRAATGGAGVDHAFVMIGVPAVAESAMAVLGFGGTAYLIGGMSPGAELKLLPSPMDSALLPLQQGVRGLWLGSSNFYHDIPLYVDLYMRGMLNLDDLVSQTIKLEDINEAYETLEHGGVARSVITFPAAD; encoded by the coding sequence GTGCGCGCAGCAGTAACCCGAGGTATTGGCCAAGCATTCGAAATTGCCGACGTTACGCTTTCCCCACCTGAGGGCCGGGAAGTGCTTGTCGAGGTTCGCGCTTCCGGATTGTGTCACAGCGACATCACCGTCGCGCAGAAGGGAATGGGCGTACCCATGCCCATCGTGCTCGGCCATGAAATTGCAGGCGTCGTGAAAGCCGTGGGACCTCTGGTCACGCGCATAAAGATCGGCGACCATGTCGTTGCCGCTGCTCTTCAGCCGTGCGGACAGTGCCCGGCATGCCTGCGCGGGAACCTCAATGCATGTTCCAACCCCGGTGCGCTCGATCGCGACGCGTCCGCCTCTGAATGCAGGCTGCATGACGATTGCGGCTGCCTGGGCCAGTTGCAGGGGCTGGGCGGTTTTGCCGAGCAGGCGCTAATTCATGAGAACCAGTTGGTTTCTATCGACAAGGCGATGCCGTTCCCCCAGGCGTCGATCATCGGCTGCGCCGTCGTGACCGGCTGCGGCGCGGTGTTCAACGCCGCAAAAGTCGCCCCGGGGCAGTCCGTGGTCGTCTTCGGCTGCGGCGGAGTGGGCCTTAACGCGATTCAGGCGGCGAAGCTGGCCGGTGCGACCAGGATCATCGGTGTCGATATCCAGCAGGCCAAGCTGGATCTTGCCACCAAGTTTGGCGCCACGGACGTCATCGATTCGTCTGCGGCGAACCCAGTCGATGCTGTCCGCGCAGCGACGGGCGGCGCGGGTGTCGACCACGCTTTCGTGATGATCGGGGTACCGGCGGTCGCGGAATCGGCTATGGCGGTGCTGGGCTTTGGCGGGACGGCCTATCTGATCGGCGGCATGTCGCCGGGCGCCGAACTCAAATTGCTGCCATCACCGATGGACAGCGCCCTGCTGCCGCTCCAGCAGGGGGTAAGAGGGCTCTGGCTGGGCTCGTCGAACTTCTACCACGATATTCCGCTGTATGTGGACCTGTACATGCGCGGCATGCTAAACTTGGACGATCTGGTTTCGCAGACCATTAAGCTGGAAGACATCAACGAGGCCTATGAGACGCTGGAACATGGCGGCGTCGCCCGCAGCGTCATAACTTTCCCCGCCGCCGACTAA
- a CDS encoding SDR family NAD(P)-dependent oxidoreductase has translation MDIKGFSAVVTGGASGLGRATVERLVSQGAHVVIADLESSAGEAVAKEIGGGTLFLPANVTDPVQMAAAFDAAESLAPLRAVVNCAGRGGTVRVVERSGEPGSLDLFEQIVRVNLIGTFNVLSQGAARMAKNDPIDGDRGVVVLTSSVAAFEGQIGQIPYASAKAGIVGMTLVAARDLARHCIRVCTIAPGTFDTPILSRFGPEVLDALGKAVPHPARLGRPSEFAMMVGHIIENPMLNGETIRLDGAIRMPPR, from the coding sequence ATGGACATCAAGGGATTTTCGGCCGTCGTGACCGGCGGCGCTTCGGGCCTGGGTCGGGCAACGGTGGAGCGGTTGGTCAGCCAGGGCGCTCACGTTGTCATCGCCGATTTGGAGAGCTCTGCAGGCGAGGCGGTGGCCAAGGAAATCGGGGGTGGCACGCTGTTCTTGCCCGCTAACGTCACCGATCCGGTGCAGATGGCAGCGGCCTTCGACGCAGCTGAGAGCCTCGCTCCACTGCGCGCCGTCGTCAACTGCGCCGGCCGTGGCGGCACGGTACGCGTGGTCGAACGCAGCGGCGAGCCGGGTTCTCTTGACCTCTTCGAGCAGATCGTGCGCGTGAACCTGATCGGCACCTTCAACGTACTTAGCCAAGGCGCGGCGCGCATGGCGAAGAACGATCCAATCGACGGCGATCGCGGCGTCGTGGTTCTTACATCGTCCGTTGCCGCGTTCGAAGGCCAAATCGGCCAGATTCCCTATGCGTCGGCAAAGGCCGGTATCGTAGGGATGACGTTGGTCGCCGCGCGAGATCTGGCGCGGCACTGCATCCGGGTCTGCACCATAGCGCCCGGCACGTTCGACACGCCGATCCTGTCGCGCTTCGGGCCTGAAGTGCTCGATGCGCTGGGCAAGGCCGTTCCCCATCCCGCTCGCCTGGGACGCCCGTCCGAGTTCGCGATGATGGTCGGCCATATCATCGAAAATCCCATGCTGAACGGAGAGACGATCCGCCTCGATGGCGCCATCCGCATGCCGCCGCGGTGA
- a CDS encoding MFS transporter — protein sequence MPAPLPTNGPRSSRTATRPWLVLAMLSLLYIFSLIDRQIFVLLIGPIKTQFHLSDVQIGLLIGTAFAAVYSFMGIPAGRIADRGNRKLLVVAGAVIWCVSTVASGFAASYAALVLLRLGLAAGEAVLTPAAHSMIGDLFPPEKRSLAASLYTSAGLIGAPLAFSGGALVIAGLEGLSANGFAPNMQIWQLVLFVVGLPSLALAVLFLVVVREPQRTIPSGQSPALAKGDITRQLASRKRLYGGLFCSAVLAAGCSYALNYWTIEALKRDYGWSAVEAGSAFGPVIFLASVIGTMSAPWVTARVKARGRADAVVLVSFAYAAVAFLTLIVGPTLSNPVLRLTLIGLGLAGTLGSSMNIVISMQDVAPARMRATFVALLYMGITLFGAGVVPVAVPTVGELLSRSAGLSVGLAVVCAILSALSMMLLWAIRADFEREAIAGFPVVGAAT from the coding sequence ATGCCCGCACCCCTTCCTACAAACGGGCCGCGATCTTCACGCACCGCAACCCGGCCATGGCTGGTCCTTGCGATGTTGTCGTTGCTCTATATCTTTTCGCTCATCGACCGACAGATTTTCGTGCTGCTGATCGGTCCGATCAAGACGCAGTTTCATTTGAGCGACGTGCAGATCGGCCTGCTGATCGGCACTGCGTTCGCGGCTGTCTATTCGTTCATGGGCATTCCGGCGGGCCGCATTGCCGACCGCGGCAACCGCAAGCTGCTGGTCGTCGCAGGGGCCGTCATCTGGTGCGTTTCCACGGTCGCATCGGGTTTCGCCGCCAGCTATGCCGCGCTGGTCCTGCTCAGGCTGGGGCTCGCCGCCGGTGAAGCGGTGCTGACGCCGGCCGCGCATTCGATGATCGGCGACCTTTTCCCGCCCGAGAAACGCAGCCTCGCCGCCAGCCTGTACACGTCCGCCGGATTGATCGGTGCACCATTGGCCTTTTCCGGCGGCGCACTGGTCATCGCCGGACTGGAAGGTCTGTCCGCCAATGGCTTTGCGCCCAACATGCAGATATGGCAGCTCGTGCTGTTCGTGGTCGGCCTGCCCTCCTTGGCTCTGGCCGTCCTGTTCTTGGTCGTGGTGCGCGAACCGCAGCGGACCATCCCCTCCGGCCAGTCCCCGGCACTCGCCAAAGGCGATATCACGCGGCAACTGGCGTCGCGCAAACGGCTATATGGTGGCCTGTTCTGCAGCGCCGTTCTGGCAGCCGGGTGCAGTTACGCCCTTAACTATTGGACGATCGAAGCGCTCAAGCGTGACTATGGCTGGTCTGCGGTTGAGGCCGGCTCCGCTTTCGGGCCCGTCATATTCCTGGCCAGCGTGATCGGCACAATGAGCGCACCTTGGGTCACGGCCCGGGTAAAGGCCCGGGGCCGTGCCGACGCGGTCGTCCTCGTCAGCTTCGCCTATGCCGCCGTTGCTTTCCTGACTCTCATTGTTGGCCCGACCCTGTCCAACCCTGTCTTACGGCTGACGCTCATCGGCCTCGGCTTGGCGGGCACTCTGGGCAGCAGCATGAACATCGTGATTTCGATGCAGGACGTCGCTCCGGCCCGTATGCGGGCTACATTCGTCGCCCTGCTATATATGGGGATAACCTTGTTCGGTGCCGGGGTTGTGCCGGTCGCAGTCCCGACAGTCGGAGAATTGCTGAGCCGGTCGGCGGGACTGAGTGTGGGCCTGGCGGTCGTGTGCGCTATTCTGAGCGCTCTGAGCATGATGCTGCTCTGGGCAATACGCGCCGATTTCGAACGCGAGGCGATCGCCGGGTTCCCAGTAGTGGGAGCCGCAACTTAA
- a CDS encoding TonB-dependent receptor plug domain-containing protein, with amino-acid sequence MNKKLAFSVSSLAAILASPALALAQQPTTAPAISPAPDQAEPTVSDIVVTGSRIVRDGSQAPSPMTVSAAEDLNKVAPTSLIAGLTQLPQFSGSLTNTSARSIAAIVGNHGDFVNLHAIGAVRTLVLQDGRRLAPTTFTGLVDTSIIPQLLVKRVEVVTAGASATYGSDAVSGVVNFILDDKFKGLKGVVQGSIASRGDNENYRVALAYGAQLGDRINIVASVERYQTGGFQFQNRPPYGNYNIPVGSVPGGGTPGLLPNPLVDGRNIRFALATAGGNILTGPFANNVFTTSGVYRPIDVGTRTGSPGLFVGGDYHKWDGQWQAVPATTNTAFLRVNFEASDEITAFLQVNGAKTKQRYADGDGRVGQGQTLYPLNRTYFAENPFLPPAMAAGLAAAGETSFRMSRMILETANNGTHDDSKYYNAALGLKGDLGQFRWDLTYQHSWSKYRSRNQDMRQDRLAAATDAVLSPSGQIVCRPTLSLDPAVRDRFAGCLPLNLFGQGSGTQFADALAYVRDVSQYAAVTKLDNIAANVTGELFDLPAGPLSVAVGAEYRKSSLNMTSNSDPLILSDPAGLRNLPANAPRFLLNNFATANGSYEVKEAYGEVAIPILKDQSFAKSLELNAAARITDYSTSGTVTTWKGGAVWEVLDGLRFRATRSRDIRAPTLFDLFNRGAAIDATFFDPHLQKQIVVSRVTRGNSDLAPEVANTLSLGVVVQPRAVPGLTLSIDYYDVKLKGAIQTLNTDLAARTCEASGGTSSLCALIVRNPALPFSDRTDANAATAIINTPANLAGLKTRGFDIEASYRRPMLGGDLATRLFVTYVDRYTIQDSALQAPVELAGWTEGIISSVGASVPKVRASLQATYSTDGFSVTAQERMVGRMKRGPINIWAERDLPAVFYTDLTLSYRFGPERATELFLTANNLFDRKPPFIATGPSPGLYMATLTDVYDTVGLAFTAGVRFKF; translated from the coding sequence ATGAACAAGAAGCTTGCGTTTTCAGTCAGTTCGCTAGCTGCGATCTTGGCGAGCCCCGCGCTGGCTCTAGCCCAGCAACCGACAACCGCGCCAGCTATATCACCGGCGCCGGATCAGGCGGAACCGACCGTGTCGGACATCGTCGTCACCGGGAGCCGAATCGTGAGGGACGGATCGCAGGCGCCGTCGCCGATGACGGTTTCGGCGGCAGAGGACCTGAACAAGGTGGCGCCCACGTCGCTGATCGCTGGTCTCACGCAACTCCCGCAGTTCAGTGGTTCGCTGACCAATACCAGTGCGCGATCGATCGCCGCCATCGTTGGCAATCACGGCGATTTCGTGAACCTGCACGCAATAGGCGCAGTCCGCACTCTGGTCCTTCAGGATGGCCGCCGCCTGGCCCCGACCACATTCACCGGTCTGGTCGATACATCCATAATTCCCCAGCTTCTGGTCAAGCGCGTCGAGGTCGTGACCGCCGGCGCGTCCGCCACCTATGGGTCAGATGCGGTGTCCGGCGTCGTCAATTTCATCCTCGACGACAAGTTTAAAGGTCTTAAGGGCGTTGTGCAGGGCTCCATCGCGTCGCGCGGGGACAATGAGAATTATCGCGTGGCCCTCGCTTATGGCGCGCAGCTTGGCGACAGGATTAACATCGTCGCATCGGTCGAGCGCTATCAGACCGGCGGCTTCCAGTTCCAGAATCGTCCGCCTTACGGCAATTACAATATTCCTGTCGGCAGCGTTCCTGGTGGCGGCACGCCGGGCCTGCTGCCCAATCCGCTGGTCGACGGCCGCAATATTCGCTTCGCCCTCGCAACCGCGGGTGGCAACATCCTTACCGGGCCGTTTGCCAATAATGTGTTCACGACATCGGGTGTGTATCGGCCGATCGATGTTGGAACGAGGACCGGAAGCCCGGGCCTGTTCGTGGGTGGCGACTATCACAAATGGGACGGTCAGTGGCAGGCCGTGCCGGCCACCACGAACACTGCCTTCCTCCGGGTCAATTTTGAAGCCAGCGATGAAATCACGGCCTTTTTGCAGGTCAATGGTGCCAAGACGAAGCAGCGCTATGCCGATGGCGATGGCCGGGTCGGCCAGGGTCAGACGCTCTATCCGCTTAACCGGACCTATTTCGCCGAAAATCCGTTTCTTCCGCCCGCGATGGCAGCCGGACTGGCAGCAGCAGGCGAGACCTCGTTCCGGATGAGCCGGATGATCCTGGAAACGGCCAATAACGGCACGCATGACGACTCAAAATATTACAATGCCGCCCTCGGTCTGAAGGGCGATCTGGGCCAATTCCGCTGGGACCTGACCTATCAGCATTCCTGGTCGAAATACCGCAGCAGGAACCAGGATATGCGGCAGGATCGGCTCGCCGCCGCCACCGACGCGGTACTCAGCCCGTCCGGCCAGATCGTGTGCCGTCCGACGCTCAGCCTCGATCCGGCGGTGCGGGACAGGTTCGCCGGCTGCCTTCCGCTCAATCTCTTTGGCCAAGGATCGGGCACCCAGTTTGCCGACGCGCTGGCCTATGTACGCGACGTGTCGCAATATGCCGCCGTCACGAAGCTGGACAATATCGCGGCCAACGTCACCGGCGAACTGTTCGACCTGCCTGCGGGACCGCTGTCGGTGGCGGTCGGCGCGGAATATCGCAAGTCCAGCCTGAACATGACGAGCAATTCCGATCCGCTGATCCTTTCCGATCCCGCGGGCCTTCGTAACCTGCCGGCCAACGCCCCCCGGTTCCTGCTCAACAATTTCGCGACCGCTAATGGCTCCTATGAGGTGAAGGAGGCCTATGGAGAGGTAGCAATCCCGATCTTGAAGGATCAGTCTTTCGCTAAATCGCTGGAGCTGAACGCAGCGGCGCGCATCACCGATTATTCCACCAGCGGCACCGTCACCACATGGAAGGGCGGCGCGGTGTGGGAGGTCTTGGACGGCCTGCGCTTCCGCGCGACGCGCTCACGCGACATCCGCGCACCTACATTATTTGACCTGTTCAACCGGGGCGCGGCGATCGACGCGACCTTCTTCGATCCGCACCTGCAAAAGCAGATCGTGGTATCGCGCGTCACGCGCGGCAACAGCGATCTTGCGCCAGAGGTGGCCAACACGTTGAGCCTGGGCGTCGTGGTTCAGCCGCGGGCGGTTCCCGGATTGACGCTTTCGATCGATTATTACGACGTCAAATTGAAGGGTGCGATTCAGACGCTTAATACCGACCTTGCCGCGCGGACGTGCGAGGCAAGCGGCGGGACAAGCTCGCTCTGCGCCCTGATCGTCCGCAACCCCGCACTGCCGTTCAGCGATCGCACGGACGCCAACGCAGCGACGGCGATCATCAACACACCGGCCAATCTGGCGGGTCTCAAGACACGGGGCTTCGATATCGAGGCGAGCTATCGCCGCCCTATGCTCGGCGGTGACCTGGCCACCCGCCTGTTCGTGACCTATGTCGACCGCTACACCATCCAGGATAGCGCGCTCCAGGCACCGGTCGAACTTGCCGGCTGGACCGAAGGCATCATCTCGTCCGTCGGCGCGTCGGTGCCCAAAGTACGTGCAAGCCTTCAGGCCACCTACTCAACCGACGGGTTCAGCGTCACCGCGCAGGAACGCATGGTAGGGCGCATGAAACGAGGGCCGATCAACATCTGGGCAGAGCGTGACCTGCCAGCGGTATTCTATACCGATCTGACCTTGTCCTATAGATTCGGCCCAGAACGCGCGACTGAGCTGTTCCTCACCGCAAACAATCTGTTCGACCGCAAACCGCCGTTCATCGCGACCGGACCTAGCCCGGGCCTGTACATGGCCACGCTGACCGATGTGTATGACACGGTCGGCCTGGCTTTTACCGCGGGCGTCCGGTTCAAATTCTGA
- a CDS encoding nuclear transport factor 2 family protein — MSRTLADLLRSDDVLRDDPALRRGAKLAVSRFYAAIGRRDMDALREALTPDAVYEFPFAENGSSETSETRRFIGTDAIIAFWRETLARDMRFGALEDVDLSILADGSRLFIEQRGDIMLADGTSYRNRYIFRYDIRDGRIAHVREYINPVISARAFGRPIGPADPA; from the coding sequence ATGTCCCGCACGCTGGCTGATCTTTTGCGCAGTGACGACGTGTTGCGTGACGACCCCGCGCTGCGGCGCGGCGCGAAGCTGGCCGTCTCGCGATTTTACGCGGCGATCGGGCGGCGTGACATGGACGCTCTGCGGGAAGCGCTGACACCGGACGCCGTGTATGAATTTCCTTTTGCCGAAAACGGTTCGAGCGAGACGTCCGAAACCCGTCGCTTCATCGGGACGGATGCGATCATCGCGTTCTGGCGCGAGACGCTCGCGCGCGACATGCGGTTCGGCGCGCTGGAGGATGTCGATCTGTCGATCCTGGCGGACGGAAGCCGTCTGTTCATCGAACAGCGCGGCGACATCATGCTGGCGGACGGCACATCCTACCGAAACCGCTATATATTTCGATATGATATTCGTGACGGGCGGATCGCGCATGTCCGCGAGTATATCAACCCTGTCATTTCCGCTCGCGCCTTCGGGCGGCCCATCGGCCCTGCCGATCCTGCCTAG
- a CDS encoding thiolase family protein encodes MQNNPVIVDIVRSPMGRGKAGGALSQVHPVDLLSQVIAGLLARNPGLDPGLVDDVIVGCVSQAGEQGFPPGRSAWLAAGLPPHVPSTTVDRRCGSSQQALHFAVQAIASGDYQVALAGGIESMSRVPMGSARLGQDVFGQGYRARFPLDVGQGVAAELVAARWKISREEMDACAVRSHELADARQRAGALASEIVPILTPDGSVTQDETIRPGTTVEGLGQLRTVFNNDAMAAEFPQINWSVTAGNSSQITDGAAMTLVMSEAAAARLGLKPRARIVALDVIADDPVLMLTAPIPATHRVLHKAGLTADAIDQFEVNEAFASVPLAWLREMQVDPAKLNPRGGAIALGHPLGASGTRLLASLLNGLEETGGRFGLQTMCEAGGQANATIIERL; translated from the coding sequence ATGCAGAACAATCCCGTGATCGTTGATATCGTCCGCTCCCCGATGGGGCGCGGCAAGGCCGGCGGAGCGCTGAGCCAGGTTCATCCGGTCGATCTGCTGTCACAGGTGATTGCCGGTCTGCTGGCGCGCAATCCGGGGCTGGACCCCGGACTGGTCGACGATGTGATTGTCGGATGCGTAAGCCAGGCGGGCGAACAGGGGTTCCCGCCTGGCCGTTCGGCCTGGCTGGCCGCCGGGCTGCCACCCCATGTCCCTTCCACCACCGTCGATCGGCGGTGCGGGTCAAGCCAGCAGGCGCTGCACTTTGCGGTGCAGGCGATTGCGTCGGGCGATTATCAGGTCGCACTGGCGGGCGGCATAGAATCGATGAGCCGCGTCCCGATGGGCAGCGCGCGGCTGGGACAGGATGTTTTCGGACAGGGTTATCGAGCTCGGTTCCCCCTGGATGTCGGACAGGGGGTCGCGGCCGAACTGGTTGCCGCGCGCTGGAAGATCAGTCGGGAAGAAATGGACGCCTGCGCCGTGCGTTCACACGAACTGGCCGACGCGCGCCAGCGCGCAGGTGCGCTCGCCAGCGAGATCGTGCCTATCCTGACCCCCGATGGCAGCGTCACGCAGGACGAAACGATCCGTCCCGGCACCACCGTCGAGGGCCTGGGACAGTTACGCACCGTGTTTAACAACGACGCGATGGCCGCCGAATTTCCGCAAATCAACTGGAGCGTGACCGCAGGCAACTCGTCGCAGATCACCGACGGTGCGGCCATGACTCTGGTCATGTCCGAAGCTGCGGCCGCGCGACTGGGGCTAAAGCCGCGCGCGCGGATCGTCGCTCTGGACGTCATCGCCGACGATCCGGTGCTGATGCTGACGGCTCCGATCCCCGCCACCCATCGCGTGCTGCACAAGGCCGGGCTGACAGCCGACGCCATCGACCAGTTCGAAGTGAACGAGGCCTTTGCCTCAGTGCCGCTAGCCTGGCTGAGGGAAATGCAGGTCGATCCCGCCAAGCTCAATCCTCGCGGCGGGGCGATCGCACTGGGACATCCGCTGGGTGCGTCAGGCACACGCCTGCTCGCCTCGCTGCTGAACGGGCTGGAGGAGACAGGCGGACGGTTCGGCCTGCAGACCATGTGCGAAGCGGGTGGCCAGGCCAACGCCACGATTATTGAACGACTGTAA